The proteins below come from a single Falco rusticolus isolate bFalRus1 chromosome 8, bFalRus1.pri, whole genome shotgun sequence genomic window:
- the CTDSP1 gene encoding carboxy-terminal domain RNA polymerase II polypeptide A small phosphatase 1 isoform X1, with protein MEHQSIIAQVSREEGSAPLQEKGTQAPAKKPRSRSILQSLFCCLCRDEGEPCASTTSAPLLVEENGALPKAAVKHLLPEIKPQDASKLCVVIDLDETLVHSSFKPVNNADFIIPVEIDGIMHQVYVLKRPHVDEFLQRMGELFECVLFTASLAKYADPVADLLDKWGAFRARLFRESCVFHRGNYVKDLSRLGRDLRRIIIVDNSPASYIFHPDNAVPVASWFDNMADTELLDLLPFFERLSKVEDVYAVLKKQRTNS; from the exons GTACCCAGGCCCCGGCCAAGAAGCCACGGAGCCGCAGCATCCTCCAGTCCCTCTTCTGTTGCCTGTGCCGCGATGAGGGGGAGCCCTGCGCCAGCACCACCAGTGCCCCGCTCCTGGTGGAGGAGAACGGGGCCCTGCCCAAG GCTGCCGTCAAACACCTCCTGCCCGAGATCAAGCCGCAGGACGCCAGCAAGCTGTGTGTGGTCATCGACCTGGACGAGACGCTGGTGCACAGCTCCTTCAAG CCGGTGAACAATGCCGACTTCATCATTCCTGTTGAAATCGACGGCATCATGCACCAG GTGTATGTGCTCAAGCGGCCGCATGTGGATGAATTCCTGCAGCGCATGGGTGAGCTTTTCGAGTGCGTGCTCTTCACTGCCAGCCTGGCCAAG TATGCAGACCCTGTGGCTGACCTGCTGGATAAATGGGGAGCTTTCCGGGCACGGCTTTTCCGGGAATCCTGCGTCTTCCATCGCGGCAACTACGTGAAGGACCTGAGCCGCCTGGGCCGCGACCTGCGCCGCATCATCATCGTGGACAACTCTCCTGCATCCTACATCTTCCACCCCGATAACGCC GTGCCGGTGGCCTCCTGGTTCGATAACATGGCAGACACGGAGCTGCTGGACCTGCTGCCCTTCTTCGAGAGGCTCAGCAAGGTGGAGGACGTGTACGCAGTGCTCAAGAAGCAGCGGACTAACAGCTAG
- the CTDSP1 gene encoding carboxy-terminal domain RNA polymerase II polypeptide A small phosphatase 1 isoform X2: MRWGTGGPRLGGNGVVRTRRGTQAPAKKPRSRSILQSLFCCLCRDEGEPCASTTSAPLLVEENGALPKAAVKHLLPEIKPQDASKLCVVIDLDETLVHSSFKPVNNADFIIPVEIDGIMHQVYVLKRPHVDEFLQRMGELFECVLFTASLAKYADPVADLLDKWGAFRARLFRESCVFHRGNYVKDLSRLGRDLRRIIIVDNSPASYIFHPDNAVPVASWFDNMADTELLDLLPFFERLSKVEDVYAVLKKQRTNS; this comes from the exons GTACCCAGGCCCCGGCCAAGAAGCCACGGAGCCGCAGCATCCTCCAGTCCCTCTTCTGTTGCCTGTGCCGCGATGAGGGGGAGCCCTGCGCCAGCACCACCAGTGCCCCGCTCCTGGTGGAGGAGAACGGGGCCCTGCCCAAG GCTGCCGTCAAACACCTCCTGCCCGAGATCAAGCCGCAGGACGCCAGCAAGCTGTGTGTGGTCATCGACCTGGACGAGACGCTGGTGCACAGCTCCTTCAAG CCGGTGAACAATGCCGACTTCATCATTCCTGTTGAAATCGACGGCATCATGCACCAG GTGTATGTGCTCAAGCGGCCGCATGTGGATGAATTCCTGCAGCGCATGGGTGAGCTTTTCGAGTGCGTGCTCTTCACTGCCAGCCTGGCCAAG TATGCAGACCCTGTGGCTGACCTGCTGGATAAATGGGGAGCTTTCCGGGCACGGCTTTTCCGGGAATCCTGCGTCTTCCATCGCGGCAACTACGTGAAGGACCTGAGCCGCCTGGGCCGCGACCTGCGCCGCATCATCATCGTGGACAACTCTCCTGCATCCTACATCTTCCACCCCGATAACGCC GTGCCGGTGGCCTCCTGGTTCGATAACATGGCAGACACGGAGCTGCTGGACCTGCTGCCCTTCTTCGAGAGGCTCAGCAAGGTGGAGGACGTGTACGCAGTGCTCAAGAAGCAGCGGACTAACAGCTAG